The following proteins are co-located in the Komagataeibacter sp. FNDCF1 genome:
- a CDS encoding cobaltochelatase CobT-related protein: MRENGKKSPTPQAEIEARQAERFKRATVGAVRAMGGQAQTEVSFLNGPVPSGVSVTGSHVRLPHPSRRMTDAEMTRMRGAADAAALRLRHHDTGLHDRARPPAGEAREVYDTLEQARVESLGARHMAGVAANLDARLAQECADLGLDRLPSHTRLPTPVALGLLARARMSGQPVVESMRDLMTRWHDDLPPAARRALDEMASRQDSQADFAQAARRLLMACSLLEQETTPDEAADDGTTEAESASSEDEEQGEDATPEPQDEGPEEEDSSQPMQMSQGTGAGDDEPEDGEQGGTASGSEEAGGPGEESPEQEGTLPAYRAFTTVYDEEIAAEDLCDAEELFRLRQTLDQQLVSMQGVVSKLANRLQRKLMAQQTRAWEFDLEEGMLDAGRLSRIVVNPMLSLSYKRERDTDFRDTVVTLLIDNSGSMRGRPISVAAMCGDILARTLERCAVKVEVLGFTTRAWKGGRSREAWSQAGKPENPGRLNDLRHIVYKAADMPWRRARRNLGLMLREGLLKENIDGEALLWAQRRLAGRAEVRRILMVISDGAPVDDSTLSANPGSYLENHLREVIAHIETRTSTELLAIGIGHDVTRYYRRAVTITDPEELGGTMMKKLSELFAEEAATKPRRGG, encoded by the coding sequence ATGCGTGAAAACGGGAAAAAATCCCCCACTCCCCAGGCCGAGATCGAGGCACGGCAGGCCGAGCGCTTCAAGCGCGCGACCGTAGGCGCCGTGCGCGCCATGGGCGGCCAGGCCCAGACGGAGGTCTCGTTCCTTAACGGTCCTGTGCCGTCCGGTGTCTCGGTCACCGGTTCGCATGTGCGCCTGCCCCATCCCTCACGCCGCATGACGGATGCGGAAATGACCCGTATGCGCGGTGCTGCCGATGCCGCGGCCCTGCGCCTGCGCCATCATGATACGGGCCTGCATGACCGTGCCCGCCCGCCCGCGGGTGAGGCACGGGAAGTCTATGACACGCTCGAGCAGGCACGGGTGGAAAGCCTTGGCGCGCGGCACATGGCGGGTGTTGCCGCCAATCTCGATGCCCGTCTGGCGCAGGAATGCGCGGATCTGGGGCTGGACCGCCTGCCCAGCCATACCCGGCTGCCCACGCCCGTGGCGCTCGGGCTGCTGGCGCGTGCGCGCATGTCCGGCCAGCCGGTTGTGGAATCCATGCGCGACCTCATGACGCGCTGGCACGATGACCTGCCGCCCGCCGCCCGCCGCGCGCTGGATGAGATGGCGTCACGTCAGGACAGCCAGGCCGATTTTGCGCAGGCCGCGCGCAGGCTGCTCATGGCCTGTTCGCTGCTGGAACAGGAAACGACGCCCGACGAAGCTGCCGACGATGGCACGACCGAGGCCGAGAGCGCCAGCAGCGAAGACGAGGAGCAGGGCGAGGACGCAACTCCCGAACCGCAGGATGAAGGCCCGGAGGAGGAGGACAGCTCCCAGCCCATGCAGATGTCGCAGGGCACGGGCGCAGGTGATGATGAGCCGGAGGACGGTGAACAGGGTGGCACCGCCAGCGGGTCGGAAGAAGCGGGTGGCCCCGGTGAGGAAAGCCCCGAACAGGAAGGCACGCTTCCCGCCTACCGTGCCTTCACCACTGTTTATGACGAGGAAATAGCAGCCGAGGACCTGTGCGACGCGGAAGAACTGTTCCGCCTGCGCCAGACGCTGGACCAGCAGCTTGTCAGCATGCAGGGCGTTGTGTCCAAACTGGCCAACCGGCTGCAGCGCAAGCTCATGGCGCAGCAGACCCGGGCGTGGGAATTCGACCTGGAGGAAGGCATGCTCGACGCCGGGCGGCTTTCGCGCATCGTGGTCAATCCCATGCTCTCGCTGTCCTACAAGCGGGAACGGGACACGGATTTCCGTGATACGGTCGTGACATTGCTGATCGATAATTCCGGTTCCATGCGCGGGCGCCCGATCTCGGTTGCCGCCATGTGTGGCGATATCCTGGCCCGTACGCTGGAACGCTGCGCGGTCAAGGTGGAGGTTCTGGGCTTTACCACACGCGCATGGAAGGGTGGCCGCAGCCGGGAAGCCTGGAGCCAGGCGGGCAAGCCGGAAAATCCCGGCAGGCTGAATGACCTGCGCCATATCGTGTACAAGGCCGCCGACATGCCGTGGCGGCGCGCGCGGCGTAACCTTGGTCTCATGCTGCGTGAGGGGCTGCTCAAGGAAAACATTGATGGCGAGGCCTTGCTCTGGGCCCAGCGCAGGCTGGCCGGGCGGGCAGAGGTACGGCGCATCCTGATGGTCATTTCCGATGGCGCGCCGGTAGATGACAGCACGCTGTCGGCCAATCCCGGTTCCTATCTGGAAAACCACCTGCGCGAGGTCATCGCCCATATCGAGACCCGTACCAGCACCGAACTGCTGGCCATTGGCATTGGCCATGACGTGACACGCTACTACCGTCGCGCCGTGACCATTACCGACCCGGAAGAACTGGGCGGCACGATGATGAAGAAACTGTCCGAACTGTTTGCCGAGGAAGCGGCAACCAAGCCCCGACGCGGGGGCTGA
- the cobS gene encoding cobaltochelatase subunit CobS: MNEPADLTTAAVDANGNPLPAISAVSAPDLEVTARDVFGIDSDMKVPAFSVRTEHVPEIDPSYKFDHDTTLAILAGFAFNRRVMVQGYHGTGKSSHIEQVAARLNWPSVRINLDSHISRIDLVGKDAIVLKDGQQITEFREGLLPWGLQHPCALVFDEYDAGRPDVMFVIQRVLEVEGHLTLLDQNRVIRPHPFFRLFATANTVGLGDTTGLYHGTQQINQGQMDRWNIVTTLNYLPHAQETAIVLAKMGIDPKKDEAGRRRVESMVALADLTRSGFIAGDISTVMSPRTVISWAENFRIFNDLAFAFRVTFLNKCDEAERPTVAEYYQRCFNASPLAPRG; this comes from the coding sequence ATGAACGAACCCGCAGACCTGACAACTGCCGCAGTGGATGCCAATGGCAACCCGCTTCCCGCCATTTCGGCTGTCTCCGCCCCAGATCTGGAGGTCACGGCGCGCGATGTGTTCGGCATCGACAGCGACATGAAGGTCCCGGCTTTTTCCGTGCGCACGGAACACGTGCCCGAGATCGATCCGTCCTATAAATTCGACCACGACACCACGCTGGCCATTCTTGCCGGATTTGCCTTCAACCGCCGTGTCATGGTCCAGGGCTATCACGGCACGGGCAAGTCCTCGCATATCGAGCAGGTGGCGGCACGCCTGAACTGGCCCAGCGTGCGCATCAATCTCGACAGTCACATCTCGCGCATCGACCTGGTGGGCAAGGATGCGATCGTGCTGAAGGATGGCCAGCAGATCACCGAATTCCGCGAAGGTCTGCTGCCCTGGGGCCTGCAGCACCCCTGTGCCCTGGTATTTGATGAATATGATGCCGGCCGGCCGGACGTGATGTTCGTGATCCAGCGCGTGCTGGAGGTGGAAGGCCACCTGACGCTGCTCGACCAGAACCGTGTCATCCGCCCGCATCCTTTCTTCCGCCTGTTCGCCACCGCCAATACCGTGGGTCTGGGTGATACGACGGGGCTGTACCATGGCACTCAGCAGATCAACCAGGGCCAGATGGACCGCTGGAACATCGTGACCACGCTCAACTACCTGCCCCATGCACAGGAAACCGCCATCGTGCTGGCCAAGATGGGTATCGACCCGAAAAAGGACGAAGCCGGGCGCAGGCGGGTGGAGAGCATGGTGGCGCTGGCGGACCTGACGCGCTCGGGCTTCATCGCGGGGGACATCTCCACCGTCATGTCACCGCGCACGGTGATCAGCTGGGCGGAGAACTTCCGCATTTTCAATGATCTTGCCTTTGCCTTCCGCGTTACCTTCCTCAACAAGTGTGACGAGGCGGAGCGCCCCACGGTGGCGGAATATTACCAGCGCTGCTTCAACGCCAGTCCGCTGGCGCCCAGGGGCTGA
- a CDS encoding J domain-containing protein, translating to MMKRRNTRHRAFDPDPDAPDRCCDMHDCDKPAGYRAPRSRDALNKYFWFCLEHVREYNSRWDYYRGMSPGQIEAHIRADTSWNRPSWKLGQGGAAHAFSEEDVLDPLDLLRGAARARARATRRRQEEDRRADAPQALRYPLGVLDLGWPVSMEELKARYKDLARRHHPDANGGDRRAEERFKGINIAYAAVRAHLVAAGGQDGMARSA from the coding sequence ATGATGAAGAGAAGGAACACCCGGCACCGCGCCTTTGACCCCGATCCGGATGCTCCGGACCGCTGCTGCGACATGCATGACTGCGACAAGCCCGCAGGCTACCGGGCGCCGCGATCACGTGATGCGCTGAACAAGTATTTCTGGTTCTGCCTTGAACACGTGCGCGAGTACAATTCGCGGTGGGACTACTACCGTGGCATGAGCCCCGGCCAGATCGAGGCGCATATCCGTGCCGATACGTCATGGAACCGCCCGTCCTGGAAACTGGGACAGGGAGGCGCCGCCCATGCCTTCAGCGAGGAAGACGTGCTCGACCCCCTGGACCTGCTCAGGGGGGCGGCAAGGGCACGCGCACGCGCCACGCGCCGCAGGCAGGAGGAAGACCGTCGCGCGGACGCGCCGCAGGCGCTCAGATATCCGCTGGGGGTGCTCGATCTGGGCTGGCCCGTCTCGATGGAGGAACTCAAGGCCCGCTACAAGGACCTTGCCCGCCGCCACCACCCCGATGCCAATGGCGGCGACCGCAGGGCGGAAGAACGCTTCAAGGGCATAAACATTGCCTATGCCGCCGTGCGGGCCCACCTTGTGGCGGCAGGCGGGCAGGATGGCATGGCCCGCAGCGCCTGA
- a CDS encoding BolA family transcriptional regulator produces MEQQATGRAGRIERILRENLAPVELQIKDDSARHAHHVHMRDNGVQAGESHYNVLVVSPAFDGVGRVQRSRMVHDLLAAEFAGGMHALSLVLRTPAEQARMDVA; encoded by the coding sequence ATGGAACAGCAAGCAACCGGACGGGCCGGACGGATCGAGCGTATCCTACGCGAAAACCTCGCCCCCGTGGAACTGCAGATCAAGGATGACAGCGCCCGCCACGCCCATCACGTCCACATGCGCGACAATGGCGTGCAGGCAGGTGAAAGTCACTATAACGTGCTGGTCGTCAGCCCCGCCTTTGATGGCGTGGGCCGCGTGCAGCGCTCCCGCATGGTGCATGACCTGCTGGCGGCCGAGTTCGCAGGGGGGATGCATGCGCTCTCCCTCGTGCTGCGCACGCCTGCCGAACAGGCACGGATGGATGTGGCATGA
- a CDS encoding outer membrane lipoprotein carrier protein LolA, which produces MKPAFPFATRRLMMGGLLTLLAACAGVPDRQALDQRGDIERVEAYLNTSRGLQADFVQTWPDGGKGQGVMHYDPGRLRLDYTTPGAMKLVAADGHLLFVDHRRESVTRMSLGHQPLGLILEQPVHLSGQILVTAVQHGANSLQVSLARADSPSQGILTLGFSDIGGRLSLLVIEMTDVERQHIRLDLSNAAASGQPWPDTMFTLSASN; this is translated from the coding sequence ATGAAGCCTGCTTTCCCCTTTGCCACGCGGCGGCTCATGATGGGTGGGCTGCTGACCCTGCTGGCCGCCTGCGCCGGCGTGCCCGACCGGCAGGCACTGGACCAGCGCGGCGATATCGAGCGGGTCGAGGCCTACCTGAACACATCACGCGGACTGCAGGCCGATTTTGTCCAGACATGGCCCGATGGCGGCAAGGGACAGGGGGTCATGCATTATGATCCCGGCCGGCTGCGCCTGGACTACACCACGCCGGGGGCGATGAAGCTGGTGGCGGCCGATGGCCACCTGCTGTTTGTCGATCACCGCCGCGAATCGGTCACCCGCATGTCACTTGGCCACCAGCCGCTCGGCCTGATCCTGGAACAGCCCGTGCATCTGTCCGGCCAGATCTTGGTCACGGCGGTGCAGCATGGCGCAAACAGCCTGCAGGTCTCGCTTGCGCGCGCGGACAGCCCGTCACAGGGGATCCTCACGCTCGGATTCTCCGATATCGGGGGCAGGCTCTCGCTGCTCGTGATCGAGATGACGGATGTGGAACGCCAGCACATCCGCCTTGACCTGAGCAATGCCGCGGCAAGCGGGCAGCCCTGGCCCGACACGATGTTTACCCTGTCCGCCAGCAATTAA
- the lipB gene encoding lipoyl(octanoyl) transferase LipB, producing MEGARAMTENEFLWHRAPDLVPYPTALAEMEAQARGIRGGTMPERVWLLEHPPTYTAGTSARESDLFNPRGYPTYPAGRGGQWTYHGPGQRVAYAMLDLAKPHGMVPARDLRAYVHTLEEWLIRALARFDVAGERRAERIGVWVVDPATGREEKVAAIGVRVSRWVSWHGVALNVAPDLSDFGGIVPCGISDYGVTSLAKLGRHATMQDVDAALAATWPECFGPIPCARG from the coding sequence ATGGAAGGCGCGCGGGCAATGACTGAAAACGAGTTTTTATGGCACAGGGCGCCGGATCTGGTCCCCTACCCGACCGCACTGGCGGAAATGGAGGCCCAGGCCCGCGGAATTCGGGGGGGCACGATGCCCGAGCGCGTGTGGCTGCTTGAACATCCCCCCACCTATACCGCTGGCACCTCGGCCCGGGAATCGGACCTGTTCAACCCACGGGGCTATCCGACCTATCCCGCCGGGCGTGGCGGGCAGTGGACCTATCATGGCCCGGGGCAGCGGGTGGCCTATGCCATGCTGGATCTGGCGAAACCCCACGGCATGGTGCCCGCGCGTGACCTGCGCGCCTATGTCCACACGCTGGAGGAATGGCTGATCCGTGCCCTCGCCCGCTTCGATGTGGCTGGCGAGCGTCGGGCCGAGCGTATCGGGGTGTGGGTGGTCGATCCCGCCACGGGACGGGAAGAAAAGGTGGCTGCCATCGGCGTGCGTGTATCGCGCTGGGTCAGCTGGCATGGGGTGGCGCTCAATGTGGCGCCTGACCTGAGTGATTTTGGCGGGATCGTGCCCTGTGGCATCAGCGACTACGGTGTGACCAGCCTGGCGAAACTGGGGCGGCATGCGACCATGCAGGATGTGGACGCGGCACTGGCCGCGACCTGGCCGGAATGCTTTGGCCCGATTCCCTGCGCACGGGGGTAA
- the galU gene encoding UTP--glucose-1-phosphate uridylyltransferase GalU — translation MIKPLKKAVLPVAGLGTRFLPATKCVPKEMLTVVDRPLIQYAIDEAREAGIEEFCLVSSRGKDSLIDYFDISYELEDTLKARKKASALKALEATRVTPGSMLSVRQQEPLGLGHAIWCAREFIGNDPFAILLPDDVVQSKKSCIGQLVEVYNKTGGNVLAVTEVPREQTGSYGILDVGHDDGKTVEVKGLVEKPDPKDAPSTLSVIGRYVLTADVLKHLAKLEKGAGGEVQLTDAMAKTIGHVPFHGFRYEGKRFDCGSKVGFLEAQIAFALEREELAGDVREFLKKYK, via the coding sequence GTGATTAAGCCCCTTAAAAAAGCCGTATTGCCGGTTGCCGGTCTTGGAACGCGTTTTCTGCCTGCCACCAAGTGCGTGCCCAAGGAAATGCTGACCGTCGTTGACCGTCCGCTCATCCAGTATGCGATTGACGAGGCACGCGAAGCCGGCATCGAGGAATTCTGCCTCGTTTCCAGCCGGGGCAAGGATTCCCTGATCGATTATTTCGATATTTCCTATGAACTGGAAGACACCCTGAAGGCCCGCAAGAAGGCGTCGGCCCTGAAGGCGCTGGAAGCAACCCGCGTCACCCCGGGTTCCATGCTGTCCGTGCGCCAGCAGGAGCCGCTGGGCCTGGGCCACGCCATCTGGTGTGCGCGTGAGTTCATCGGCAATGACCCGTTTGCCATCCTGCTGCCCGATGACGTAGTGCAGAGCAAGAAGTCGTGCATCGGCCAGCTGGTCGAGGTCTACAACAAGACCGGCGGCAATGTCCTGGCCGTAACCGAAGTGCCGCGTGAGCAGACCGGCAGCTACGGCATCCTTGATGTTGGCCATGACGATGGCAAGACCGTCGAGGTCAAGGGCCTGGTTGAAAAGCCCGACCCGAAGGATGCGCCCTCCACCCTGTCCGTGATCGGCCGTTACGTGCTGACGGCGGATGTGCTCAAGCACCTTGCCAAGCTCGAAAAGGGTGCCGGTGGTGAAGTCCAGCTGACGGACGCCATGGCCAAGACCATCGGGCATGTGCCGTTCCACGGGTTCCGCTACGAAGGCAAGCGTTTCGACTGCGGCAGCAAGGTCGGCTTCCTTGAAGCCCAGATCGCCTTTGCGCTGGAGCGTGAGGAACTGGCGGGCGACGTTCGGGAATTCCTGAAAAAGTATAAATGA
- the pgmG gene encoding phosphoglucomutase/phosphomannomutase PgmG yields MIFQHRFDPSTLREYDIRGVVGTTLGPEDAYAIGRTFGSMVARAGGWRIVIGHDGRLSSPALERALVEGAVASGMVVQRIGCGPTPMLYFASIALGADGAVMVTGSHNPPDHNGFKMVCANRPFFGARIRELGRLSAAGDVVPHYPGTTHDVDIRSDYVARLLRDRDDGPRPLKVIWDNASSAAGEVLSLLTSRLPGTHRILNAAIDGRFPAHHPDPTIPANMRQLADAVRQDGADIGMAFDGDADRIGVVDDTGTILWADQLLVLLARDVLREHPGATIIADVKASQTLFDEIARAGGTPLMWKSGHSPMKTKMAETQAPLAGEMSGHIFLADRWYGFDDALYAAIRLLGIVSRLDMPLSAVRKALPATFSTPELRFDCPESRKFDVIAEVASRLEKSGATVCAIDGVRVSTVDGWWLLRASNTQALLVARAEAASRSALERLKAELCAQLALSGIAAPDFTGTDAEH; encoded by the coding sequence ATGATCTTCCAGCATCGGTTCGATCCCTCGACCCTGCGGGAATATGATATCCGCGGGGTTGTCGGGACGACCCTCGGCCCGGAAGACGCCTATGCCATCGGCCGTACCTTCGGCAGCATGGTGGCACGGGCGGGTGGCTGGCGCATTGTCATCGGCCATGACGGGCGGCTTTCGTCTCCTGCCCTCGAGCGTGCGCTTGTGGAAGGGGCCGTGGCCTCCGGCATGGTGGTGCAGCGCATTGGCTGCGGGCCGACACCGATGCTGTATTTCGCCTCGATTGCCCTTGGGGCGGACGGGGCGGTCATGGTTACGGGCAGCCACAACCCGCCGGACCACAACGGCTTCAAGATGGTGTGCGCCAACAGGCCATTCTTTGGTGCACGGATCAGGGAACTGGGGCGGCTGTCCGCCGCGGGGGATGTAGTGCCACATTACCCCGGCACCACGCATGACGTGGATATCAGGTCCGATTATGTCGCGCGCCTACTGCGCGACCGCGATGACGGCCCACGCCCGCTGAAAGTGATATGGGACAATGCCAGCAGCGCCGCCGGGGAAGTCCTGTCCCTGCTGACCAGCAGACTGCCCGGCACACACCGCATTCTCAATGCCGCAATTGATGGCCGCTTTCCCGCCCATCATCCCGACCCGACCATCCCGGCCAATATGCGCCAGCTTGCCGATGCAGTCAGGCAGGACGGTGCCGACATCGGCATGGCTTTTGATGGCGATGCCGACAGGATTGGCGTGGTGGATGACACGGGCACCATCCTATGGGCAGACCAGCTGCTGGTCCTGCTGGCGCGGGACGTGCTGCGCGAGCATCCCGGCGCCACGATCATTGCCGATGTCAAGGCAAGCCAGACCCTGTTCGATGAAATTGCGCGCGCCGGTGGCACGCCGCTCATGTGGAAATCCGGCCACTCCCCCATGAAGACCAAGATGGCCGAAACACAGGCCCCGCTGGCGGGCGAAATGTCTGGTCATATCTTCCTTGCCGACCGGTGGTACGGGTTTGATGACGCGCTGTATGCCGCCATCCGTCTGCTGGGGATCGTCTCGCGGCTCGACATGCCCCTGTCAGCGGTGCGCAAGGCGCTTCCCGCTACCTTTTCCACTCCCGAACTGCGCTTCGACTGCCCGGAATCACGCAAATTCGACGTGATTGCGGAAGTAGCATCCCGACTGGAAAAAAGCGGGGCCACGGTCTGCGCCATTGATGGCGTGCGTGTCTCCACGGTGGATGGATGGTGGCTGCTGCGTGCTTCCAACACCCAGGCACTGCTGGTGGCGCGGGCTGAAGCGGCGAGCAGGTCGGCGCTGGAACGGCTCAAGGCCGAACTGTGCGCCCAGCTTGCGCTGTCAGGCATCGCGGCACCCGACTTTACGGGGACGGACGCGGAACATTAA
- a CDS encoding DUF3553 domain-containing protein, with the protein MAQPPFRSFLVPGQPVSHPDHPEWGVGVVQSAIGHRVTVMFPHAGKVVVDATVVCLTELP; encoded by the coding sequence ATGGCCCAACCTCCTTTCCGATCCTTTCTTGTGCCGGGGCAGCCTGTCAGCCATCCCGACCACCCGGAATGGGGCGTGGGCGTGGTCCAGTCCGCCATCGGGCACCGGGTGACGGTCATGTTCCCGCATGCGGGCAAGGTGGTGGTTGACGCCACGGTCGTATGCCTGACCGAACTGCCATAG
- the moaA gene encoding GTP 3',8-cyclase MoaA codes for MDTAPLPDSYGRLLTYLRVSVTDRCDMRCIYCMAEDMTFLPKAQILSLTELERLCTSFIRHGVRRLRVTGGEPLVRRDVMSFFREMGHWLGRADGQPGLDELTLTTNASRLAEFAADLHACGVRRVNVSLDSLDPARFARITRRGNLARTLDGIHAAREAGLAVRINTVAMAGVNADEFDSLIAWCGEIGADLCLIETMPMGETGEDRTDRYLPLSGVRRRLEQRWTLEPLAWRTGGPARYARVAQTGRRIGFITPMTHNFCESCNRVRLSCTGRLYTCLGHEGSTDLRAPLRAGANDGEMMDHVRAAILRKPRGHDFLIGRSADDPARVTRHMSVTGG; via the coding sequence ATGGATACTGCCCCACTGCCCGATTCCTACGGCCGGCTGCTGACCTACCTGCGCGTATCGGTGACTGACCGGTGCGACATGCGCTGCATCTACTGCATGGCGGAAGACATGACCTTCCTGCCCAAGGCCCAGATCCTGTCACTTACGGAACTGGAGCGGCTATGCACATCCTTCATCCGTCATGGCGTGCGCAGGCTGCGGGTCACGGGGGGCGAGCCACTGGTCCGGCGCGATGTCATGTCCTTTTTCCGTGAAATGGGCCACTGGCTTGGCCGGGCGGATGGCCAGCCGGGACTGGATGAACTGACCCTGACCACCAATGCCAGCAGGCTGGCGGAATTCGCGGCCGACCTTCATGCCTGTGGCGTGCGGCGTGTCAATGTCAGCCTTGATTCGCTCGATCCCGCCCGGTTTGCCCGCATAACCCGGCGCGGCAATCTGGCCCGCACGCTTGATGGCATCCATGCCGCGCGTGAGGCGGGGCTGGCCGTGCGCATCAACACCGTGGCCATGGCGGGCGTGAACGCGGATGAATTCGACAGCCTGATTGCATGGTGCGGCGAGATCGGCGCGGATCTGTGCCTGATCGAGACCATGCCCATGGGCGAGACGGGCGAGGACCGGACCGATCGTTATCTGCCACTGTCTGGCGTGCGCCGCAGGCTCGAGCAACGCTGGACGCTGGAACCGCTGGCCTGGCGCACCGGCGGGCCCGCACGCTACGCCCGCGTTGCCCAGACCGGGCGCAGGATCGGCTTCATCACGCCCATGACCCACAATTTCTGCGAAAGCTGCAACCGGGTGCGGCTGTCATGCACCGGCAGGCTGTATACCTGCCTGGGGCATGAAGGCTCGACCGACCTGCGCGCGCCGCTTCGTGCAGGTGCCAATGACGGGGAAATGATGGATCATGTCCGTGCCGCCATCCTGCGCAAGCCGCGCGGGCATGACTTCCTGATCGGTCGCAGCGCGGATGATCCGGCCCGCGTGACCCGCCACATGAGCGTGACCGGCGGCTGA
- a CDS encoding methyltransferase domain-containing protein, with protein sequence MRSHDRGLGSGGTWAHIMTMNAEVPQIFDRHAVRLHRDRAAARMVDIRPIVAEAATRLLDRLDDVTRSFGTALDVGGRGVVAPALRARGIATVATDLSPRLCGQDSGPAVCMDGEWLPFAPHSFDLVVACLSLHWVNDLPGLLAQVRRILVPDGLFLACMPVLPTLGGLRHALLEAEMARRGGVSPRVSPFPGLRDCAGLLQRAGFALPVADADVIHLSYRTPFGLLDDLRHGGETNALRQRMRGLTHPGLLADALGRLPLAEDGSLAQDLHVAMMTGWSPAPTQPQPLQPGQFSISLEDALRRGNP encoded by the coding sequence ATGCGCTCACATGATCGTGGGCTTGGCAGCGGCGGGACATGGGCGCACATCATGACCATGAACGCCGAGGTGCCGCAGATATTCGACCGCCATGCCGTGCGCCTTCATCGCGACCGCGCGGCGGCCCGCATGGTGGATATACGCCCCATCGTGGCGGAAGCCGCCACGCGCCTGCTGGATCGGCTGGATGATGTGACCCGGTCCTTTGGCACGGCGCTGGACGTGGGTGGCCGGGGTGTGGTTGCCCCCGCCCTGCGCGCGCGCGGCATCGCCACCGTGGCGACCGATCTTTCGCCACGCCTGTGCGGGCAGGACAGTGGCCCCGCCGTATGCATGGATGGGGAATGGCTGCCCTTTGCCCCCCACAGCTTTGACCTGGTGGTGGCCTGCCTGTCGCTGCACTGGGTGAATGACCTGCCGGGCCTGCTGGCGCAGGTGCGCCGCATACTGGTGCCCGACGGGCTGTTTCTGGCATGCATGCCGGTGCTGCCTACGCTGGGCGGGCTGCGCCATGCGCTGCTGGAAGCCGAAATGGCGCGGCGCGGCGGGGTTTCGCCACGGGTGTCGCCCTTTCCCGGCCTGCGGGACTGTGCGGGCCTGCTCCAGCGTGCGGGATTCGCGCTGCCGGTGGCGGATGCGGATGTGATCCATCTGTCCTACCGTACGCCCTTCGGGCTGCTGGACGACCTGCGCCACGGGGGGGAGACCAATGCCCTGCGCCAGCGCATGCGCGGCCTGACCCATCCAGGCCTGCTGGCGGATGCGCTTGGACGCCTGCCGCTGGCGGAAGACGGCAGCCTGGCGCAGGACCTGCATGTCGCGATGATGACCGGCTGGTCCCCTGCCCCCACCCAGCCACAGCCCCTGCAACCAGGGCAGTTCAGTATCAGCCTGGAAGATGCGCTGCGGCGTGGCAATCCGTAG
- a CDS encoding ComF family protein, which yields MTRFPPSSPWRRTATRLLDTLFPPSCLGCGEAVDRAGHLCATCVSQIHLLAAPCCRRCAQPFASRAAGGPDMTCTSCTRDPPPWAQGRAAMVYDDMPRNLILPLKYADRTENAGLLARYMARAAMGLLGPDSLLIPVPLHRIRLFGRRYNQAGLLARALGRLTGSPVMVDGLERIRATRPLEGLGRSARHDVMRGTIGVRARHLAAIRGRHVIVVDDVMTTGATLAACTHALLGAGAGQVDVLAAARACGQHEQQ from the coding sequence ATGACCCGCTTTCCCCCATCTTCCCCGTGGCGACGGACCGCGACGCGTCTGCTCGACACACTTTTCCCCCCATCCTGCCTTGGCTGTGGGGAGGCCGTAGACCGGGCGGGCCACCTGTGCGCGACCTGTGTCAGCCAGATTCACCTTCTTGCCGCACCGTGCTGCCGCCGCTGCGCACAGCCTTTTGCTTCCCGCGCGGCAGGTGGCCCCGACATGACCTGCACATCCTGCACCCGGGACCCGCCGCCATGGGCGCAGGGACGCGCCGCCATGGTCTATGACGACATGCCCCGCAATCTTATCCTGCCGCTGAAATATGCCGACCGCACGGAAAACGCAGGGCTGCTGGCCCGTTACATGGCACGGGCAGCCATGGGGCTGCTTGGGCCAGACAGCCTGCTCATACCTGTTCCACTGCACCGGATCAGGCTGTTTGGCCGCCGCTATAACCAGGCAGGCCTGCTGGCCCGCGCGCTTGGTCGCCTGACCGGGTCGCCGGTCATGGTCGACGGGCTGGAGCGCATCCGCGCCACCCGCCCGCTTGAAGGGCTGGGCCGGTCTGCACGCCATGACGTCATGCGCGGCACGATTGGCGTACGCGCCCGGCACCTGGCAGCGATACGGGGGCGGCATGTGATCGTGGTGGACGATGTCATGACCACGGGGGCGACCCTTGCGGCCTGCACCCATGCCCTGCTTGGCGCAGGGGCCGGACAGGTTGACGTGCTGGCCGCGGCGCGTGCCTGTGGCCAGCATGAACAACAATAG